In Cutaneotrichosporon cavernicola HIS019 DNA, chromosome: 1, one DNA window encodes the following:
- the VTC4 gene encoding uncharacterized protein (vacuole fusion, non-autophagic-related protein) — protein sequence MKFGRRIKDSRYSEWADQYIDYSALKKQIKKNLPWTAEAEVEFIASLTGELEKCESFQRQKAQEINLRIDKLEKEVYDLVAKATAEDSGDDVSSDEPPTEREVEAQVDSYVDEDGGSDDDDDDRDEDDEPMSLDDIEERFKELEEEVAVLVADVHDLALFTKLNFTGFIKIVKKHDKLTGFQLKPSFNKEVLEKHPFYKMNYDVVIVKLSKLFDLVRTRGNPVEGDSSAGGSQNAFVRSTTKYWVHEENIVPLKLNVLKHLPVLVFDPNKEFDVKDSAITSIYYDNEDLELYLGRLEKTEGAEAIRMRWYGDVDGKVVFVERKTHREDWTGEKSVKERFTIKEDKLNDFCAGRYTMDAEFDALVAKGKKTEKEVENMKQLADEIQYAIVTRKLCPVMRSFYNRTAFQLPGNASVRISLDTELTLVREDSFDGVDRTNGNWRRTDMGIDFPFPTVKKQDKELFPYAVLEVKLATRVGEEPPQWIRDLVHSHLVEAVPKFSKFIHGCATLLPERVDLVPFWLPQMDEDIRKQPSAESRVLIERPVSQTHSAESSSQAHSQPNSPHMDGTDTYQEPVSEGEDDEYLVEASATNEDAHLRLPAEAAEEAKAAREHRERNLRSGPDSSGFQRPAPKKYHRGLGVDPLQPSNKFDSNVSALDAKLHDAAKRGHRESDDDAEDADEGGEDEGDPNHVEFTREFRAPTGKRIAIPVRIEPKVIFATERTFLKWLHFAVLLSAVSITLINFIPPGDTVGFIAAACFTFTALMATAYSGVMYAWRVLRIRARRAVDYHDKYGPTALCLALIASVLVNLILRVREL from the exons ATGAAGTTTGGTCGCCGCATCAAG GACTCGCGCTACTCGGAGTGGGCAGACCAGTACATCGACTACTCTGCGCTCAAGAAGCAGATCAAGAAGAACCTGCCATGGAcagccgaggccgaggtggaaTTTATCGCGTCACTCACTGGCGAACTTGAAAAGTGTGAGAGCTTCCAGCGCCAGAAGGCGCAGGAGATCAACCTCCGcatcgacaagctcgagaaggaggtgtACGACCTTGTCGCCAAGGCTACCGCCGAGGACAGCGGTGACGACGTATCGTCGGATGAGCCACCCACGGAGCGCGAAGTCGAGGCGCAGGTCGACAGctacgtcgacgaggatggaggatcggacgatgatgacgacgaccgagatgaggacgacgagccaaTGAGCCTCGACGATATTGAGGAACGCttcaaggagctcgaggaggaggtcgcggtTCTCGTGGCCGACGTGCACGACCTTGCGCTCTTCACCAAGCTCAACTTTACCGGCTTTATCAAGATTGTCAAGAAGCACGACAAGCTCACCGGCTTCCAGTTAAAGCCGTCCTTCAACAAGGAGGTCCTGGAGAAGCACCCATTCTACAAGATGAACTATGACGTCGTAATAGTAAAGCTCTCCAAGCTCTTCGACCTTGTCCGCACACGCGGTAACCctgtcgagggcgactcTTCTGCCGGTGGCAGCCAGAACGCGTTCGTGCGCAGTACGACCAAGTACTGGGTACACGAGGAGAACATTGTGCCACTCAAGCTCAACGTACTAAAGCACCTGCCAGTGCTCGTGTTCGACCCCAACAAGGAGTTCGACGTCAAGGACTCGGCCATCACGTCCATCTACTACGACAACGAGGATCTCGAGCTGTATCTCGGTCGCCTCGAGAAGACCGAGGGTGCAGAGGCTATCCGTATGCGTTGGTACggtgacgtcgacggcaaggtcgtcttcgtcgagcgcaagaCGCACCGTGAAGATTGGACAGGCGAGAAGTCGGTCAAGGAGCGCTTCACCATCAAGGAAGACAAGCTCAACGACTTTTGCGCGGGCCGCTACACGATGGACGCTGAGTTTGACGCACTTGTtgccaagggcaagaagacGGAGAAGGAAGTTGAGAACATGAAGCaactcgccgacgagattCAGTACGCCATTGTCACGCGCAAGCTGTGCCCCGTCATGCGGTCGTTCTACAACCGTACCGCGTTCCAGCTACCTGGGAACGCGTCTGTGCGCATCTCACTCGACACCGAGCTCAcgctcgtgcgcgaggACAGCTTTGACGGTGTGGACCGCACAAACGGCAACTGGCGCCGCACGGACATGGGCATCGACTTCCCCTTCCCGACCGTGAAGAAGCAGGACAAGGAGCTGTTCCCGTACGCGGTTCTCGAGGTCAAGCTGGCCACGCGTGTGGGCGAGGAGCCTCCTCAGTGGatccgcgacctcgtccactcgcaccttgtcgaggccgtccCCAAGTTCTCCAAGTTCATTCACGGCTGCGCGACGCTCCTTCCCGAGCGTGTGGACCTCGTACCCTTTTGGCTGCCCcagatggacgaggacatcCGGAAGCAGCCGAGTGCGGAATCTCGTGTGCTCATCGAGCGCCCTGTCTCGCAGACACATAGTGCCGAAAGCAGTTCGCAAGCCCACTCCCAGCCCAACTCGCCGCACATGGACGGCACCGACACGTACCAGGAGCCCGTGtccgagggcgaggacgacgaataccttgtcgaggcgtcggcgacgaaCGAGGACGCACATCTTCGACTGCcagccgaggcggccgaggaggccaaggcggcgcgcgagcatCGCGAGCGTAACTTACGCTCTGGGCCCGACTCGAGTGGTTTCCAGCGCCCCGCACCTAAGAAGTACCACCGTGGGCTGGGTGTGGACCCTCTGCAGCCGTCGAACAAATTCGACTCAAACGTGAGCGCCCTCGATGCCAAGTTGCACGACGCGGCGAAGCGGGGGCATCGCGAAtcagacgacgacgccgaggatgcAGATGAGgggggcgaggacgagggcgatcCGAATCACGTCGAGTTCACGCGCGAGTTCCGCGCGCCGACGGGAAAGCGTATCGCGATCCCCGTCCGCATCGAGCCCAAGGTCATCTTTGCGACTGAGCGCACCTTCCTCAAGTGGCTGCACTTTGCTGTCCTCCTCTCTGCCGTCTCGATTACTCTGATAAACTTTATCCCGCCCGGCGACACGGTCGGCTTTATTGCTGCTGCGTGCTTCACTTTCACGGCGCTGATGGCCACCGCATACTCGGGCGTCATGTATGCGTGGCGCGTCCTGCGTATtcgtgcgcgccgcgccgtaGACTACCACGACAAGTATGGGCCGACGGCGCTGTGTCTCGCCCTCATTGCTAGCGttctcgtcaacctcatcctccgTGTTCGCGAGCTGTAG
- a CDS encoding uncharacterized protein (CobW/HypB/UreG, nucleotide-binding domain) has protein sequence MADEVPQLIDVDEVPELVDVDEDDVPDLVDVGEAAAEPRGRARTPIAVRKMVRDKVPITLLTGYLGAGKSTLLDYIMTENHGYRIAVCMNDYGDTTDIESKALQFSNDDGNDPSAGMLALPNGCLCCSFKDLGIAAIEDMVAAQREKVDWVVVELTGLADPAPIAKSFWANEEMGDLELDSVVCVVDSRNVLKQIDEARDDGSPSECQRQIACADVILLNKTDLVTPEILDEVTAAVAAINPTLRVYRTDHSQIGLDKLFNLRAYAAAPTAIEECSDCISHTHTKGHAHTHGHHSHGITTTTIPLPPLSAEQFAALNDFLEEFIWAGKLLVDSKPVSWDGEPPEILRTKGFMLVDGEEKVVQGVADLFDIQPAVGSGDAQPKLVFIGRRVDSRLGDVVRARLGI, from the exons ATGGCTGACGAGGTACCACA actGATtgatgtcgacgaggtgccAGA ACTcgtggacgtcgacgaagATGATGTCCCGGA cctTGTGGATGTCGGAGAGGCAGCCGCTGAGCCGCGAGGGCGGGCGCGCACGCCCATTGCCGTGCGGAAGATGGTGCGCGATAAGGTGCCGATTACGCTGTTGACGGGGTACCTTGGGGCCGGGAAGAGTACTTTGCTAGA CTATATCATGACGGAGAATCATGGGTATCGCATCGCCGTGTGCATGAATG ATTATGGCGACACGACCGACATCGAGT CCAAAGCCCTCCAGTTCTccaacgacgacggcaacgACCCGTCCGCCGGTATGCTCGCACTCCCCAACGGCTGCCTGTGCTGCAGCTTTAAGGACCTTGGCATCGCGGCGATCGAGGACATGGTTgccgcgcagcgcgagaAGGTTGACtgggtcgtcgtcgagctcacggGCTTGGCCGATCCGGCACCAATCGCAAAGTCCTTCTGGGCAAatgaggagatgggcgacctcgagctcgacagtGTCGTGTGTGTCGTCGACTCGCGGAATGTTCTCAAG CAaatcgacgaggcgcgggACGACGGGTCGCCGAGCGAGTGCCAGCGCCAAATTGCCTGTGCCgacgtcatcctcctcaacaaGACTGACCTGGTCACGCCGGAGATTCTGGACGAGGtgaccgccgccgtcgctgccatCAACCCGACTCTGAGGGTGTACAGGACAGACCACTCGCAGATCGGGCTCGACAAGCTGTTCAACTTGCGCGCGTACGCTGCTGCCCCCACAGCGATCGAGGAGTGCTCCGACTGCATCAGCCACACACACACGAAAGGGCACGCCCACACTCACGGACACCACTCGCACGGgatcaccaccaccaccatcccccTTCCACCCCTCTCGGCTGAGCAGTTCGCCGCCCTCAACGACTTTCTCGAAGAGTTCATCTGGGCCGGCAAGTTGCTCGTCGACAGCAAGCCCGTATCGTGGGACGGCGAACCACCCGAGATCCTCCGCACCAAGGGCTTCATGCTcgtggatggagaggagaaggtAGTCCAGGGCGTCGCGGACCTGTTTGACATCCAACCGGCAGTGGGGAGTGGAGATGCGCAGCCAAAGCTCGTCTTTATTGGAAGGCGGGTGGATTCGCGGCTgggcgacgtcgtgcgAGCGCGTCTGGGTATCTAG
- the SOL1 gene encoding uncharacterized protein (Glucosamine-6-phosphate isomerases/6-phosphogluconolactonase): MPPPPPAPPVFYSFKDNQTLVDSLANFVIKAQRDAVDKRGKFTIALSGGSLAANLRGLAGQQNVQWDKWEVFFCDERAVPLDSEDSNYHSNYLSFLQHVPIPKSQIHTINPQHLDDLEELADDYEKQLVNHFAASNAARYPTFDLMLLGMGVEGETCSLFAGHDVLSERDAWVTSLDDAPNGPKRRITMTIPVLTHCYRAVFVVSGPEKADLLHTVLDEPETGLPCSRIRPAAPGLVFWFADAEAAAKTQYPPTTFRWIDNQKEAEEAVALAKKRAAQRAAEQD, translated from the exons ATGccgccccctccccccgccCCTCCCGTCTTCTACTCGTTCAAGGACAACCAGACCCTTGTCG actcGCTCGCAAACTTTGTCATCAAGGCGCAGCGGGATGCCGTCGACAAGCGCGGCAAGTTCACCATTGCGCTCTCGGGTGGttcgctcgccgccaacctccGCGGCTTAGCGGGTCAGCAGAACGTTCAGTGGGACAAGTG GGAGGTCTTCTTCTGCGACGAGCGTGCCGTGCCTCTGGATTCCGAGGACTCGAATTACCACTCCAACTACTTGTCGTTCCTGCAGCACGTCCCAATCCCCAAGAGCCAGATTCACACTATCAACCCTCAGCacctcgatgacctcgaggagctcgcggaCGACTATGAGAAGCAGCTTGTCAACCACTTTGCCGCGTCCAATGCCGCACGCTACCCTACCTTTGACTTGATGCTACTCGGTATgggtgtcgagggcgagacgtGCTCCCTCTTTGCCGGCCACGACGTTCTCTCGGAACGTGACGCCTGGGTCACgagcctcgacgacgcgccgaACGGACCCAAGCGCCGTATCACCATGAC CATCCCCGTCCTGACGCACTGCTACCGTGCCGTCTTTGTCGTGTCGGGCCCAGAAAAGGCCGACCTTCTTCACacggtcctcgacgagcccgAGACTGGGCTCCCGTGCTCGCGAATCCGCCCTGC CGCCCCAGGACTCGTGTTCTGgttcgccgacgccgaggccgccgccaagaCCCAGTACCCGCCAACAACGTTCCGGTGGATAGACAAccagaaggaggccgaggaggccgttGCGTTGGCCAAGAAGCGTGCCGCACAGCGGGCCGCCGAGCAGGACTAA
- a CDS encoding uncharacterized protein (Nuclear pore component) — MRVSRRAMSGLAPTVRGLVEVASNPTSPSPASPASSTASGWIRSLRAHKKVAFAELDDGSGGTLQAVLKGAARPIADSLSPGASVCFSGPLSPSKGSGQAVELLVEEASVLGGVEEGYPIQKKALPASVLRENAHLRFRTGAMGATMRVRDALARDWHDWFENNDFIHVHTPILTANDCEGAGEVFTLSQSLPAVTKEPFFPRPVNLTVSGQLHLEAPTHALGRTYTLSPAFRAEPSQTSRHLAEFYMLEAEVAFVDNLSSLLDIAEAGVRDTVSSLLHSDSGRARRAREDIARIAASQVASEAEERASAGLPPLPPACREPTPLAHLEAATGRFERVTYAEAVILLEKQHAEVPFERTPGYEEGLASEHERWLCEHFGKPVFVTHYPAEQKPFYMLPSDANASAPTSSGTVACFDLLFPGIGEMAGGSMREHRLEALKDSLARHGLPEAEYQWYLDLRRFGSVPHGGWGMGWERWVCWVTGQANVRDVVAFPRWAGSCRF, encoded by the exons ATGCGGGTCTCGCGGCGTGCGATGAGCGGCCTCGCACCGACCGTGCGGGGCTTGGTTGAGGTGGCCTCCAACCCTACTTCCCCTTCTCCTGCCTCCCCCGCATCCTCCACTGCATCAGGCTGGATCCGTTCCCTCCGCGCACACAAGAAAGTGGCCTTTGCCGAACTCGACGACGGTAGCGGCGGCACGCTCCAAGCGGTTCTAAAAGGCGCGGCCCGACCCATAGCCGACTCGCTCTCTCCCGGCGCTTCCGTGTGCTTTAGTGGCcccctctcgccctccaAGGGATCGGGCCAGGCTGTTGAGCTCCTGGTTGAGGAGGCGTCTGTCTTGGGTGGGGTGGAAGAGGGATATCCTATCCAGAAAAAGGCGTTGCCGGCGTCGGTGTTGCGCGAAAATGCGCACCTCCGGTTCAGGACGGGGGCTATGGGCGCGACGATGCGGGTGCGCGATGCGCTGGCTCGCGATTGGCACGACTGGTTTGAG aaCAACGACTTTATCCACGTCCACACCCCCATCCTGACCGCCAACGACTGCGAAGGCGCCGGCGAAGTCTTCACCCTCTCCCAATCCCTCCCTGCTGTCACTAAGGAGCCTTTCTTCCCCCGCCCAGTAAACCTCACCGTCTCTGGACAACTACACCTCGAAGCGCCGACCCACGCCCTAGGACGGACGTATACCCTTTCCCCCGCTTTCCGTGCCGAGCCATCCCAGACTAGTCGACACCTAGCCGAATTCTACATGCTTgaagccgaggtcgcgTTCGTCGATAACCTCTCTTCCCTATTGGATATCGCCGAGGCCGGAGTGAGGGATACGGTATCTtctctcctccactccgATTCGGGCCGGGCTAGGCGGGCAAGGGAGGATATCGCTCGTATTGCCGCTAGCCAGGTCGCGAGCGAAGCTGAAGAGCGGGCAAGTGCTGGATTGCCGCCGCTTCCACCGGCTTGTAGAGAGCCAACACCACTCGCACACCTCGAAGCTGCGACGGGGCGTTTTGAGCGCGTCACATACGCTGAAGCCGTTATTCTACTCGAGAAACAGCACGCAGAAGTGCCGTTCGAGCGTACCCCAGGATACGAGGAGGGGCTGGCAAGCGAACACGAGCGCTGGCTGTGCGAGCATTTCGGCAAGCCCGTTTTCGTCACCCACTACCCCGCCGAACAGAAACCATTTTACATGCTCCCCTCGGATGCCAACGCCTCCGCTCCCACGTCTTCCGGGACCGTCGCCTGCTTCGACCTCTTGTTCCCCGGGATTGGGGAGATGGCAGGGGGGAGTATGCGCGAAcaccgcctcgaggcgctcaaggatagcctcgcgcgccatgGACTCCCAGAGGCAGAGTACCAGTGGTACCTCGATCTTCGGCGGTTTGGGTCGGTGCCCCATGGCGGGtgggggatggggtgggAACGTTGGGTGTGCTGGGTGACTGGCCAGGCGAACGTGCGTGATGTTGTCGCGTTCCCCCGCTGGGCTGGAAGCTGCCGCTTCTAA
- a CDS encoding uncharacterized protein (HD domain): MNTPPPETTKAQRANEQANSDDEVATTPPPITPTAPPPRDAVHCACGAHDEPPLAVLLRTIDFAAWKHQCQRRKDLDQTPYINHPIAVANILSSCGVNDIHLLQAALLHDTVEDTNTTIKEIEEAFGSPVASIVAECTDDVSLNGLERKAEQLRTAPFRSREAQQVKLADKLHNLESIRRSPPVGWGVRRIQSYFMWAKQVTDVCAPANPELSQRLTTLYKTAYTHVDGQYFPCHPEMCGALTEEEKGRVDSRFATCKSGEEPCPRTLFF, from the exons ATGAACACTCCGCCGCCCGAGACTACCAAGGCACAGCGTGCCAACGAGCAGGCAaacagcgacgacgaggtcgccaccactcctccacccaTTACGccgaccgcgccgcctccgcgcgACGCGGTTCACTGCGCATGTGGAGCGCACGACGAGCCACCTCTCGCTGTGCTCCTTCGCACGATCGACTTTGCCGCCTGG AAACACCAGTGTCAGCGCAGGAAGGACCTCGACCAGACGCCGTACATCAACCACCCGATT GCCGTGGCGAACATTCTCTCGTCGTGCGGCGTTAACGATATCCACCTTCTCCAGGCGGCGTTGCTACACGACACGGTCGAGGACACGAATACAACTATCaaggagatcgaggaggcgttTGGGTCTCCTGTCGCCAGCATCGTTGCAGAGTGTACCGACGACGTTTCGCTTAACGGActggagcgcaaggccgagcagCTTCGTACAGCTCCCTTCAGGAGTCGTGAAGCGCAGCAGGTCAAGCTAGCCGA CAAGCTTCACAACCTCGAGAGTATCCGCCGCTCACCGCCTGTCGGCTGGGGCGTGCGCCGCATCCAATCGTACTTTATGTGGGCGAAGCAGGTGACAGACG TCTGCGCACCCGCCAACCCCGAACTCTCGCAGCGCCTGACGACGCTTTACAAGACGGCGTACACACATGTCGACGGGCAGTATTTCCCCTGCCATCCTGAGATGTGTGGTGCGttgaccgaggaggagaagggccGCGTCGACAGCCGCTTCGCGACGTGCAAGAGCGGCGAGGAACCGTGCCCTCGGACGCTGTTTTTCTGA
- the GIS2 gene encoding uncharacterized protein (Zinc knuckle), which translates to MFSTLISVSLCNNNIMFATASIPGSRQGCFKCGNLGHIAENCQSPSRLCYNCREAGHESTNCPHPRTTDGKQCYACGGVGHVKVDCPTLRGALGFGGNAGHGGHGVFGNFQKCYQCGRPGHIARMCPSSRRGAFGPPRPRVANPDGTPVKCYRCNGDNHLARDCLAPRDDSAKKCYKCSETGHIARDCPTNQVQVAE; encoded by the exons ATGTTCTCGACGCTGATCTCAGTTAGCCTCTGCAACAACAACATAATGTT cgcgaccgcctcgaTTCCCGGCTCCCGACAGGGGTGCTTCAA ATGCGGCAACT TGGGCCACATCGCTGAGAACTGCCAGTCACCGTCGCGACTGTGCTACAACTGCCGCGAGGCCGGACATGAGAGCACAAACTGCCCCCATCCTCGCACGACGGACGGCAAGCAATGCTACGCTTGTGGAGGGGTGGGCCACGTCAAGGTTGACTGCCCGACTCTTCGGGGCGCCCTTGGGTTCGGGGGAAACGCAGGACACGGAGGACATGGCGTGTTCGGAAATTTCCAAAAGTGCTACCAGTGCGGACGGCCGGGACATATTGCGCGCATGTGCCCGTCGTCTCGCCGGGGAGCGTTTGGACCGCCCCGACCCCGCGtcgccaaccccgacgGCACGCCGGTCAAGTGCTA CCGGTGCAATGGCGACAACCACCTGGCACGCGACTGCCTCGCGCCCCGCGACGACTCTGCCAAAAAGTGCTACAAGTGCAGCGAGACGGGGCACATTGCGCG tgaCTGTCCGACGAACCAGGTCCAAGTGGCGGAATAG
- a CDS encoding uncharacterized protein (CBP4), with amino-acid sequence MSGKILWGRWLGVTTILMGVGYTLLKVATPTEEEFYNSLSPDLKRKVDEVRAQRAALENSKTVQAKLEAASDDGKDPYF; translated from the exons ATGTCCGGCAAAATTCTctggggaag GTGGCTCGGTGTCACGACCATCC TCATGGGTGTCGGGTACACGCTCTTGAAGG tggcgacgccgaccgaggaggagttCTACAAT TCCCTCTCGCCAGACCTTAagaggaaggtggacgAAGTTAGGGCACAgcgcgccgctctcgaGAATAGCAAGACCGTCCAGGCCAAACTTGAG Gccgcgagcgacgacggcaag GATCCGT ACTTCTAA